AAAAAGCGACATCTTTTCGTCGCTACATTAATAGTCTAACCTCAAAACTCTTATGAACAAAAAACTTCTACACAGAGAACTACCACATATTCTTAATTCACAATCGAGTAGAGGCTAACTAGTAGCCCCTCTCACACCACCTAGCATGCCGTTCGGCACTAGGCGGTTCAATTAATTCTAACAATTTCTCATGTAGTAGTCATAAGGGTCTACTAATCCTCGTCGGATTAGTAGCTCTTTTGTTATTGCTCTAACTACACATGTTTTAGTACATACAAAGTAGTACCTATCACCTACATATGAGCTTAATCTCGCTAGATCTTTTCCTATTCCTAGCTTTTGTAGTCCCCATTGTCTTTTACTTGGTACTTTCCACATTTTCCAGATAATCATTCTAAGTCTGGTTCTTAATCTCTCACTAATCTCATTCATTGCTGATTTCATAGACCCTATTTTGAAGTAGTTTATCCATCCACGTATGACGTCATTTAGTTTTGATAGCCTGAGTGAAAAGTCTACAGACCTTCTTCTCTTTGTTAACGTTTTAATCGTGTCCTTAAATTTCCTTATGGAGTCTTGATGTGGTCTTGCTTTCCATCTTTGTGTTTTCTTGTCTTTCCAAAATCCAAATCCCAAATATTTTAGATTTATTGGTTTTGTTATTTTGCTCTTTGTGGCATTCACTTTTAGACTTAGTTTCTTTTCTATCCAGTTTGTTATGCTTCTCATAACTCTTTTGGCAGAATTCTCACTTTTGACTAGTATCACACAGTCATCTGCGTATCTAGTGAATCTTAATTCTCTTTTTTCTAGTTCTTTGTCTAGTTGATTTAACATAATGTTGCTTAGTAGTGGTGATAGGTTTCCTCCTTGAGGTGTTCCTTTCTTTGTTTCTTCGTATTGACCTTTGTTCATTACTCCTGCTTTTAGGTATTTCCTAATCAGTGATTCTGTATCAGGGTCTTTTATTATGTTGTGCAGATAACTCATCAGTTTATCTTGTGGCACTTCATCGAAAAATTTCTCTAAGTCTATATCAACTATCCATTCATATCCTTCATTTAGGTAGTATAGTATTTGTTCTATTGCCATTTGTGTACTTCTATCTGGTCTAAAACCGTAGCTATATTCTGAGAATTCTTTTTCACATATTGGGCTTATTACTTGGACTATTGCTTGTTGTATTATTCTGTCCATTACTGTTGGGATACCTAGTTTCCTAACTCCACCATTTGGTTTTGGGATTTCTACTCTCAATACTGGTTGTGGTTTGTATGTTCTTTCTCTTATTGACTTTTCTATTTCTTTCCAGTTTTCTCTAATGTATGCCTCTATTTCCAATACGGTTATTCCATCTATTCCGCATGTTCCTTTGTTTGATACTACTTGTTTTAAGGCTGCATACATATTTTCCCTGTCTAGAATTTCGTCAATTAGCTTTCTTTCCATTGCTGCACTTTGCTCCTTTCCGCAGGATTAGTATATTTTATCTTTCAAGCCTTGAACCACGTATACGTTATGGTTTGTACTTTGTCAAATTTTCCTAATCCACATACATTTTACTTGGTGCGATTAATTGTTCAGTCCTTCCCGTTCACACGGTACTATGACCTCTGCTGACTTCTCATAGTTCGTTGTTACTACTTTTTCGTCTATGAGACCTCACGGGATAAGTCTCAGTACTTTCATCGTTTACTTGCAGGATTTACGCTTTGGGTTT
The sequence above is a segment of the Peptoniphilaceae bacterium AMB_02 genome. Coding sequences within it:
- the ltrA gene encoding group II intron reverse transcriptase/maturase — its product is MERKLIDEILDRENMYAALKQVVSNKGTCGIDGITVLEIEAYIRENWKEIEKSIRERTYKPQPVLRVEIPKPNGGVRKLGIPTVMDRIIQQAIVQVISPICEKEFSEYSYGFRPDRSTQMAIEQILYYLNEGYEWIVDIDLEKFFDEVPQDKLMSYLHNIIKDPDTESLIRKYLKAGVMNKGQYEETKKGTPQGGNLSPLLSNIMLNQLDKELEKRELRFTRYADDCVILVKSENSAKRVMRSITNWIEKKLSLKVNATKSKITKPINLKYLGFGFWKDKKTQRWKARPHQDSIRKFKDTIKTLTKRRRSVDFSLRLSKLNDVIRGWINYFKIGSMKSAMNEISERLRTRLRMIIWKMWKVPSKRQWGLQKLGIGKDLARLSSYVGDRYYFVCTKTCVVRAITKELLIRRGLVDPYDYYMRNC